The sequence GTTGCTCGTGCTACGTTGGTAGAATCACTTTAACGCTTGCTCAATATCAGCAATTAAATCATCAACATTCTCAATCCCCACCGACAAACGCATCATACGGTCGTTAATGCCTGCCGCAATTCTTTCGTCTTCGGTAAACTCGGCATAAATGGTTGAGTGCGGATGAATGATCAGTGTTTTGTTATCATTCAGGTTGGTGGCGCGGCGAATGATTTGCAGCTTGTTCATAAACGAATAACAGGCCGCCTTTGATTCCAGCTCAAAACTCATTATTGTGCCCGGAACACCATTAAAGTATTTTTGAGCCAGCGGGTAACGTTCATCAGATTCCAAACCCGGGTAACTTACTTTCCTGACTTTAGGATTTGAACTCAGGTATTCTCCCAGTGCCAGGCAATTTTGGTAACATCTTTCAACCCGAAGCTCCAGAATGTCGAGCCCCTGAATTTGAAAGCGGGCAGTTTGTGGAGCCATACTTCCACCGGTATTTCGATACACGTTCTTTCTTACTTTCATCAAAAACGCATTGGCCTTAAATTTTTTGGTGTAGGACGCCGTATTTGGATTAAGGTTCCAGTCGAAATTTCCTTGATCGATAATAGCGCCACCAAATGAAGTTGCTCCTCCTGATATATATTTTGTTGTCGACATCACTTCTATATTTACTCCAAATTTGTTTGCATTAAAAACGTTGGGTGGAGTAATTGTGCTATCGGCAACCAATAGCAGTTGGTGTTTTTTCGCAACACGTGACAGCATTTCAATATCTGCAATATCCAATTGAGGATTGGTTACTGTTTCGAAATATATGGCCCGAGTGTTTTCATCGATAAGTTTTTCTATTTCTTCTTCGTTGCTCAGACTGCAAAACCGTGTCTCCAGTCCAAATTCAGAAAGTGTCTTTTGAAACAAGGCATAACTGTGACCAAACAATCGATTACCTGAAATAATGTTGTCTCCGGATTTGGTGAGCGCCATAATCGTATTCGTAATGGCCGCCATTCCCGAACTTACTGCAATTGCTCCGTGGCTTTGCGTTAATGCTTTTAACTTCAGCTCAAAATATTCAACTGTTGGGCTTGCTGTTCTGGAGTAAACATGGGCAATGTATTCGCCTCTGAAATTGGCTTCAATTTGTTCTGCTGAGTCAAACTCGTATGCAACCGACTCGTATAAGGGCATTTGTAGTGCGTTGTGTGGATCTTGTTTAGCGTAGGGAACATTTAGTGCGGTAGTAGTAAATCCGGTGTTTTTCATACTATTAAAAATTTTTGTTTTCAACGGAATAGTATGGAACTCGCACCCATAAATTGGGACTCGTTTCATTTATCATTTTTTAAGGACCGAAAAATAGTTCTATAATTAGAATTCTTGTTCTGATTCTTTATAAAATACCAGCATAAAAAGCCTGATATTTGTTACCCTCCAAACAACTGTATAACATAAAAGTTTTTTGTAATCTGAATACTTTGGTATAAATATTGTTACTTATTTTGCAGTTTTAAGTTATATAATTAAACAGCATTTATATAATAAACTGCTAACCATGACGCCCCCCGTCATGGTTTTTTCTTTTCTATTGTAGCACAAAGGATTACTGTCAATTTTTATAAGTACTATAAATTTTAGTCTAAAAATAGATTAAGTTGCTGCATCATTTTATTCTAAATACTCTTCATTTTCACGTGTCTTTCTCTATCTTTAAAAAACAAATTCGTACTTCAGCGAATTATTAGAAAGGAGCCGAACAAATGAAAAAATACCTGCCTAAATTAGTTCAGGATGATAAATGGTTAGAGCCTTTTTCGGGAGTTATTTCAGACAGAATGATTCTTGCAGAACGAAAAGAAAAGGAACTGACAGGTGGTAAATCATTGGCTGATTTTGCTACCGGCCATCTGTATTTTGGTTTACACAAAACCAACTCAGGGTGGGTGATGCGTGAATGGG comes from uncultured Draconibacterium sp. and encodes:
- a CDS encoding aminotransferase class I/II-fold pyridoxal phosphate-dependent enzyme — its product is MKRVPIYGCEFHTIPLKTKIFNSMKNTGFTTTALNVPYAKQDPHNALQMPLYESVAYEFDSAEQIEANFRGEYIAHVYSRTASPTVEYFELKLKALTQSHGAIAVSSGMAAITNTIMALTKSGDNIISGNRLFGHSYALFQKTLSEFGLETRFCSLSNEEEIEKLIDENTRAIYFETVTNPQLDIADIEMLSRVAKKHQLLLVADSTITPPNVFNANKFGVNIEVMSTTKYISGGATSFGGAIIDQGNFDWNLNPNTASYTKKFKANAFLMKVRKNVYRNTGGSMAPQTARFQIQGLDILELRVERCYQNCLALGEYLSSNPKVRKVSYPGLESDERYPLAQKYFNGVPGTIMSFELESKAACYSFMNKLQIIRRATNLNDNKTLIIHPHSTIYAEFTEDERIAAGINDRMMRLSVGIENVDDLIADIEQALK